From the genome of Bacteroidota bacterium, one region includes:
- a CDS encoding type B 50S ribosomal protein L31, giving the protein MKKDIHPKDYRFVVFKDISNDYTFLTKSSVHTKETIKWEDGKEYPLFKLEISNTSHPFYTGK; this is encoded by the coding sequence ATGAAAAAAGACATTCATCCAAAAGATTACAGATTCGTTGTTTTTAAAGATATATCGAACGATTATACATTTTTAACAAAATCTTCAGTTCATACAAAAGAAACTATTAAATGGGAAGATGGTAAAGAATATCCACTCTTTAAGCTTGAAATTTCAAATACATCTCATCCATTTTATACAGGTAAAAT